Below is a window of Humulus lupulus chromosome 2, drHumLupu1.1, whole genome shotgun sequence DNA.
GTCCTCAAAGTGACTCCATGGATTTGGCCATGGATGGAGTTATTGACACCTCAATTGAGCAGCTGTATAACAATGTTTGTGAGATGCAGAGCTCTGTTGATCAATCTCCATCAAGGGGTAGTTTTCTATCGTATGGCGAGGAATCAAGAATCGATTCAGAATTACGCCATCTTGTTGGAGATATTGATGATGAGGTAACTAAAGAGGTTGTGGTGGAAAAGAATGAGGAGGGTAATGGTGTTGACTCACCTAAAGGTAAAGATATTCAATCTCCTGCTAAAAAGTCAACAAAAAAGGGCAAGAATCGATTGGCAACTCCTAATAAGCTTAATGTGTTGAGAGTGGATTCTGGGACATCAGCTAAATCTAGCCCCAAGAGCAAATCTTCTCAGGGTAGACCTCCATTAGATAAGAAGTATGAGAAAAGCCCAAGGAAACCTACTGTGGCTTCGCCATTGAACAAGCAAAGAATTTCAGCTTTACGCAGGGCAAAGGTTCAGAATGAAGTGGACGATCTTCAAGTGGATGAATTGGATAACCCAGAACTCGGTCCATTTCTGCTTAAACAAGCTAAAGATATGATCTCTTCTGGTGAAAATTCTAAGAAGGCTCTTGAGGTGGCTCTTCAGGCATTGAAATCATTTGAGAAGTATTCAAATGAGAAACCAACTTTGGACCAGGTAATGTGTTTACACGTTTTGGCTGCAATATACTGCAACTTAGGCCAATATGATGAGGCAATTCCAGTTCTTGAACGCTCTATTGATATTCCGGTTCTTGAAGACGGGCAAGACCATGCCTTGGCCAAGTTTGCAGGGTGTATGCAATTAGGTGACACTTATGCAATGATGGGTCAAATTGAGAATTCAATACTGTTTTACACAGCAGGTTTGGAAATCCAAAGGCAAGTCTTGGGAGAAAAAGATCCCAGACTTGGTGAGACTTGTAGATATGTAGCTGAGGCCCAAGTCCAAGCATTGCAATTGGATGAGGCTGAGAAGCTGTGTCAGATGGCTCTTGACATCCACAGGGAAAATGGTTCTCCTTCTTCCCTTGAAGAAGCTGCAGATAGGAGACTAATGGGACTCATCTGCGACTCAAAGGGAGACTATGAAGCTGCTCTTGAACATTATGTATTAGCAAGCATGGCCATGGCTTCCAATGGCCAGGAAATTGATGTAGCATTAATTGATCGCAGCATTGGAGATGCGTATCTGTCCTTGTCTCGCTATGATGAGGCAGCTTTTGCTTATCAGAAAGCTCTCACTGTGTTCAAGTCGTCTAAAGGAGATAACCATCCAACAGTGGCTTCTGTCTTTGTTCGTCTAGCTGATTTGTACAACAAGATAGGAAAGTTCAGGGAATCTAAATCACACTGCGAAAATGCTCTCAAGATTTACACAAAGCCAAATCATGGCATCCCTTCAGAAGAGATTGCCAGTGGCTTAATCGATGTATCTGCTATCTACCAGTCAATGAATGAGTTAGAGCAGGCTGTCAAGTTACTCAAGAAGGCTTTGAAAATGTTTGGTGATGCTCCAGGCCAACAAAGCACGATAGCAGGAATAGAAGCTCAAATGGGAGTCATGTTTTACATGATGGGGAATTACTCAGATTCTTATAGCACCTTCAAAAGTTCTGTATCAAAGTTCCGGGCCAGCGCAGAGACGAAATCTGCATTGTTTGGAATAGCACTGAACCAAATGGGCCTTGCCTGTGTCCAGCGTTACTCCATAAATGAGGCTGCGGAGCTGTTTGAAGAGTCAAGAAATATCTTGGAAAAGGAATATGGCCCATTTCACCCTGAAACATTAGGAGTCTACAGCAATTTGGCTGGCACCTATGATGCAATGGGCAGGTAAATTTTGTTCTAAAAAACACATATAAATGATGTGCTATGGCCTATAATGCTGCTATATAGTTCATGTTTCATTATCAAGTACTTGTTGCTATTTGCTGATATCTTTTTTATTATCCTAAAAATCTTGCAGGCTGAATGATGCTATTGAATTGTTAGAATATGTTGTTGGAATGAGAGAGGAGAAGCTTGGAACAGCGAATCCAGATGTGGACGACGAGAAGCGAAGACTAGCCGAGTTGTTGAAAGAAGCAGGCAGGTCTAGAAACAGGAAAGTTAGATCTCTGGAAACTCTGCTTGATACCAAAAGACAAGTTGTTAAAGATGACAGTATTGAGGTAATGTAATGCTGATGAAGATGTATATAGGCTCGAGTGTAATCTATGTCTTGGTAGATTAGGTGTTTGGTGCTTCAGTATAGATTGTTGATTGATTGGCAAGCTTGGGAAAATAAGAGAATAATATCAAACGGCGAGAAGGAGATTCTTTTCTCAATTGTTTAATATTAAAGGTGTCAAAAGTTTTCATTTTTGTATAATTTGATTCAGACATACGTATCTTATTGTTCTTTGTATTATGATCTCTCTCAATAAAGAATTGGTGGAGCATCGTTTTCTCTTGTTGGTGCACCCAAAAATGCCCATTACAAAACTTGACTTGCTTCTAATTGTATGTTTCTTAAATAGTAATTTTCAATAGGACTACAATCGCAATCGTTAGTTTTCCATTTCGAGAGTGTTCGTTTGTTAAAACGAGGATTAATTAAAGTATAGCCAAAGTATCTTTGCTGTCTTCATCATTGAATAAGTGGTTTGAATGTGGACATATTGGACCCACGTTGTGAATTTTTCCAACTACTCAATCtcacatgtatatatatttatatgtatgtatgtatatatacgCAAGAACAGGGATATGCACATGTACATGATAAAATATGTGTATGATGCACCTAACAAGAtctttatatgtatttatatgtttatactatatatatacatacatatatatctaTATTAACTGTTTGAATAGAAGCAACCAAAAACATTCCATAATGGGAACTAACATTCCAAACCTGTAAAATTTACTTTTATTATCAAACCAAATGAGTGAAATCTGAAGAAGAACAATACAACAAGAGACTATTTTCTTCCCTTCGAGATGCCTTA
It encodes the following:
- the LOC133818146 gene encoding protein KINESIN LIGHT CHAIN-RELATED 2, yielding MPGLVMGAFNGENLAYDTDTNEDYTTQKESYAHEVSPRSPLSPQSPQSDSMDLAMDGVIDTSIEQLYNNVCEMQSSVDQSPSRGSFLSYGEESRIDSELRHLVGDIDDEVTKEVVVEKNEEGNGVDSPKGKDIQSPAKKSTKKGKNRLATPNKLNVLRVDSGTSAKSSPKSKSSQGRPPLDKKYEKSPRKPTVASPLNKQRISALRRAKVQNEVDDLQVDELDNPELGPFLLKQAKDMISSGENSKKALEVALQALKSFEKYSNEKPTLDQVMCLHVLAAIYCNLGQYDEAIPVLERSIDIPVLEDGQDHALAKFAGCMQLGDTYAMMGQIENSILFYTAGLEIQRQVLGEKDPRLGETCRYVAEAQVQALQLDEAEKLCQMALDIHRENGSPSSLEEAADRRLMGLICDSKGDYEAALEHYVLASMAMASNGQEIDVALIDRSIGDAYLSLSRYDEAAFAYQKALTVFKSSKGDNHPTVASVFVRLADLYNKIGKFRESKSHCENALKIYTKPNHGIPSEEIASGLIDVSAIYQSMNELEQAVKLLKKALKMFGDAPGQQSTIAGIEAQMGVMFYMMGNYSDSYSTFKSSVSKFRASAETKSALFGIALNQMGLACVQRYSINEAAELFEESRNILEKEYGPFHPETLGVYSNLAGTYDAMGRLNDAIELLEYVVGMREEKLGTANPDVDDEKRRLAELLKEAGRSRNRKVRSLETLLDTKRQVVKDDSIEVM